In one window of Candidatus Binataceae bacterium DNA:
- a CDS encoding cyclase family protein has translation MPENWREVAKRVRNWGKWGDTDQIGTLNYITPEKIVAATRLVKRGRSFPLCAPFEADGPWSSSFFRRNPIRLMVVHGGDEQIADHLEGFGGSVGAAFKTLYQGPMRFADDVIVMNLQSGTQWDALSHVWYDHQLYNGYPASAVTGLGTAKNGIEKVAERGQIVTRGVLLDVARNNGLKHLAPNTIVTPEELDATSRAQNITVEQGDVVLVRTGWWGRFVETRDGGAFLTGSPGLSWRCAEWLHDKKAAAVAVDNVAVEVSPAEIEDTPLLLHMLTLREMGLMLGEIWALDELAADCAKDKIYEFMLVAQPLLIPGAVGSPVAPLAIK, from the coding sequence ATGCCTGAGAACTGGCGTGAAGTCGCGAAGCGCGTGCGCAACTGGGGCAAATGGGGCGATACCGACCAGATCGGAACGCTCAACTACATCACGCCCGAGAAGATCGTCGCAGCCACCCGCCTGGTCAAGCGGGGACGGAGTTTCCCGCTCTGCGCACCCTTCGAAGCTGACGGACCCTGGAGCAGTTCCTTTTTTCGCCGTAATCCGATCCGCCTGATGGTCGTGCATGGCGGCGACGAGCAGATTGCAGATCATCTGGAAGGATTCGGGGGCAGCGTAGGCGCGGCGTTCAAAACGCTGTACCAGGGACCGATGCGGTTTGCCGACGACGTAATCGTGATGAATCTACAGTCCGGCACACAGTGGGACGCACTGTCTCACGTCTGGTACGACCACCAGCTCTACAATGGCTATCCGGCTTCGGCAGTCACCGGCTTGGGCACCGCCAAAAATGGAATCGAGAAGGTGGCTGAACGCGGCCAGATAGTTACTCGGGGCGTTTTGCTCGATGTGGCGCGCAATAACGGGCTCAAGCATCTGGCGCCCAACACCATCGTTACGCCCGAGGAACTCGATGCGACCTCCAGGGCGCAGAACATTACGGTGGAGCAAGGCGACGTGGTGCTGGTGCGCACCGGATGGTGGGGACGCTTCGTCGAGACCCGGGATGGCGGTGCATTCCTGACGGGATCGCCCGGTCTGAGTTGGCGCTGCGCCGAATGGCTGCATGACAAGAAGGCGGCGGCGGTGGCGGTCGATAACGTCGCGGTCGAGGTCAGCCCCGCGGAGATCGAAGACACCCCGCTGTTGCTGCACATGCTGACGTTGCGGGAGATGGGATTGATGCTGGGCGAGATCTGGGCGCTGGATGAGCTGGCCGCCGACTGCGCAAAGGACAAAATCTACGAATTCATGT
- a CDS encoding SDR family oxidoreductase: MRLKDKVAIVTGAASGIGRSAAQVFAREGCKVALLDINETGLKETLKSIGEEQALVAPADVSRTEDVKRAIDVAVSRFGKLTTMANCHGISLMEDTKIVDVSEEVFDRTIAVNLRGIFLLCKYGVPHLKRAGGGAIVNLASTAALRGGGGTSYTASKGGVAAITRAVAFQNAAENIRCNAIYPGPVDTPMLQISMKKLGLKTMTSGPGIVPRIARPEEVAGLISFLVSDEATYITGAAYTIDGGATQH, encoded by the coding sequence GTGAGACTCAAAGATAAGGTTGCGATTGTCACCGGTGCCGCATCCGGCATAGGCAGGAGCGCTGCGCAGGTATTTGCACGGGAAGGATGCAAAGTCGCATTGCTGGATATTAACGAAACGGGTCTCAAAGAGACCTTGAAGAGCATCGGCGAGGAGCAGGCCCTAGTCGCCCCGGCTGACGTCTCACGCACCGAAGATGTCAAGCGCGCAATTGACGTGGCCGTATCGCGGTTTGGCAAGCTCACCACGATGGCGAATTGTCACGGAATCTCGCTGATGGAGGACACCAAGATAGTCGATGTGTCGGAGGAGGTGTTCGACCGGACCATCGCGGTCAACCTGCGCGGTATCTTCCTGCTCTGCAAGTACGGTGTTCCTCATCTCAAGCGCGCCGGCGGCGGAGCGATTGTCAATTTGGCTTCCACCGCCGCGCTACGCGGCGGTGGCGGAACCTCGTACACGGCCAGCAAGGGGGGAGTGGCAGCCATCACCCGAGCGGTCGCTTTCCAGAACGCGGCCGAAAACATCCGCTGCAATGCGATCTACCCGGGTCCGGTGGACACGCCAATGCTGCAGATTTCTATGAAGAAGTTGGGCCTTAAGACGATGACTTCGGGGCCGGGCATCGTTCCGCGCATCGCGCGTCCCGAGGAAGTCGCCGGCCTGATCTCGTTCCTGGTTTCAGACGAAGCCACTTACATCACAGGGGCAGCCTATACGATCGATGGCGGTGCTACACAGCATTGA
- a CDS encoding LLM class flavin-dependent oxidoreductase, which translates to MDFGIFYEIQVNSPLKHREREAQVFHQVLEQVALAEEVGFSNFWSVEHHFQPGFSHCSAPEVLYGALSQRTSKIRIGHAVVLLPFPYNHPVRVAERIATLDILSKGRVEVGTGRSATIQELGGFGIPPDETRARWEEGLRILLNIWNSQDGTFSWKGRYFDIPERTVVPMPIQRPHPPLWLACSNEETHTLCGKMGLGLLTLVVMLDPDEVARRIQLYRDALKEAQPVGSEVNNRAAVFYMVHCAETDKQARENAERAFMSYVNTIFTVGGQLQAAVKEGTRDVPQRAGVNLPKGVTRDQVNMDYLLRNRTVICGSPDTCIKQLEHIQKVTGLDHLMGMQQFWSIPHEKVMRSIELFGRHVIPRFARN; encoded by the coding sequence ATGGACTTCGGGATCTTTTACGAGATTCAGGTTAACAGCCCACTGAAGCATCGGGAGCGCGAGGCGCAAGTCTTTCACCAGGTGCTGGAACAGGTAGCTCTGGCGGAGGAGGTTGGCTTCAGCAACTTCTGGAGTGTCGAGCACCATTTTCAGCCCGGATTCTCGCACTGTTCTGCGCCAGAGGTGTTGTATGGCGCGCTTAGCCAGCGGACATCGAAGATCCGTATCGGACATGCGGTCGTGCTGCTACCGTTCCCCTACAATCATCCGGTGCGCGTTGCGGAGCGAATCGCTACGCTCGACATACTGAGCAAAGGCCGTGTCGAGGTTGGCACCGGCCGCTCGGCCACCATCCAGGAATTGGGCGGATTCGGCATCCCACCAGACGAAACGCGCGCCCGATGGGAAGAGGGACTGCGAATCCTGCTCAATATCTGGAATAGCCAGGACGGAACGTTTTCCTGGAAGGGGCGCTACTTCGACATACCCGAGCGGACGGTAGTGCCGATGCCGATACAAAGGCCGCACCCACCGCTGTGGCTTGCTTGCAGCAACGAAGAGACCCACACCCTATGCGGAAAGATGGGTCTCGGATTGCTGACCCTGGTGGTGATGCTCGATCCCGACGAGGTCGCGCGCCGCATTCAGCTCTATCGCGATGCGCTTAAGGAAGCGCAGCCGGTGGGGTCAGAAGTCAATAATCGGGCTGCCGTCTTCTATATGGTGCACTGTGCTGAGACCGATAAGCAGGCGCGAGAGAACGCTGAGCGCGCGTTCATGTCTTACGTCAACACGATATTCACTGTGGGTGGGCAGCTCCAGGCCGCTGTCAAGGAGGGTACTCGCGACGTGCCGCAGCGTGCCGGCGTCAACCTGCCCAAGGGCGTTACGCGGGATCAGGTCAACATGGACTACCTGCTCAGGAACCGGACCGTTATCTGCGGCAGTCCCGACACTTGTATCAAGCAACTCGAGCACATCCAGAAAGTTACCGGGCTGGACCATCTCATGGGGATGCAACAGTTCTGGTCGATACCCCACGAGAAGGTGATGAGATCGATCGAGCTGTTTGGCAGGCACGTTATCCCGCGCTTCGCGCGGAACTAA
- a CDS encoding TMEM175 family protein — protein MEAFSDGVIAIIITIMVLEMKVPHGENLEALSPVLPVFLSYILSFTYVGIYWNNHHHMLHTVTAVTGGMLWANLHLLFWLSLFPFTTGWMGENHFTPIPTALYGVVLLMAAIAYSVLQEVIIRAQGPNSVLKNAIGRDWKGKLSPILYFLSIVAALCSPSISQTIFVAVALFWLIPDRRIKNILSQSDA, from the coding sequence TTGGAAGCTTTCAGCGACGGCGTGATCGCTATCATCATCACGATCATGGTGCTGGAGATGAAGGTACCGCACGGAGAAAACCTGGAAGCGCTATCACCCGTGCTGCCGGTGTTCCTGAGTTACATATTGAGCTTCACCTATGTCGGCATCTACTGGAACAACCACCATCACATGTTGCATACGGTTACCGCGGTCACGGGTGGAATGCTCTGGGCGAACCTCCACCTATTGTTCTGGCTGTCGTTGTTTCCGTTTACCACCGGCTGGATGGGTGAGAATCACTTCACCCCGATACCCACCGCGCTCTACGGCGTGGTCCTGCTGATGGCCGCTATTGCGTACAGCGTGCTCCAGGAAGTAATCATCCGCGCGCAGGGGCCAAACTCGGTCCTGAAAAACGCGATTGGGCGCGACTGGAAAGGCAAACTGTCGCCGATACTTTATTTTCTATCGATCGTTGCCGCCCTTTGTTCACCTTCGATCTCCCAAACAATCTTCGTTGCCGTGGCGCTTTTCTGGCTGATTCCGGACCGACGTATCAAGAACATCCTGTCGCAGAGCGATGCTTAG
- a CDS encoding TIGR03118 family protein has protein sequence MYSTRLYKFVFTSIALALMMLSIEGGAAIAAPAIFYKQTNLISDEAGKAALPDDNLLNAWGMAFQPNGAIWVNDNHSGVATLYDGLGAIQTLVVTVPPPIGNDAQATPTGMVANAFKSNTPGNNFDGDIFIFATEDGTISGWQGSLGKEAAIRRDNSEDGLIYKGLAQGVTRDGRPHIYATDFHDGAIDVFDWSYMPVRRNGKFEDPFLPKRHAPFGIANLNGQLYVSYAQKTMTRRMT, from the coding sequence GTGTATTCCACACGACTGTATAAGTTCGTCTTCACGTCGATCGCGCTCGCATTGATGATGTTGTCAATCGAAGGCGGAGCGGCGATCGCGGCGCCGGCAATTTTCTACAAGCAAACCAACCTAATCTCGGATGAGGCGGGCAAGGCCGCGCTGCCCGATGACAATCTCCTCAATGCGTGGGGCATGGCCTTTCAGCCCAATGGCGCTATCTGGGTCAATGACAACCACTCGGGTGTCGCAACTTTGTACGACGGGCTGGGGGCGATTCAAACGCTGGTCGTTACAGTGCCGCCGCCGATCGGAAATGACGCTCAGGCGACTCCGACCGGTATGGTTGCCAACGCGTTCAAATCGAATACACCAGGCAACAATTTCGACGGCGACATCTTCATCTTCGCTACCGAAGATGGAACGATCTCCGGATGGCAGGGGTCGTTGGGCAAGGAGGCGGCGATCCGTAGAGACAACTCCGAGGACGGTTTGATCTACAAGGGCCTCGCCCAAGGGGTTACCCGCGATGGCCGGCCGCACATCTACGCGACCGACTTCCACGACGGCGCAATCGATGTGTTTGACTGGTCCTACATGCCGGTGAGGCGTAATGGGAAGTTCGAAGATCCGTTTCTTCCGAAGCGCCACGCGCCGTTCGGGATCGCTAACCTCAACGGCCAACTTTATGTTTCCTATGCCCAGAAGACGATGACGCGGAGGATGACGTGA